From the genome of Maribacter algicola, one region includes:
- a CDS encoding NAD(P)/FAD-dependent oxidoreductase, which yields MNEHQIGIVGGGLAGLTAAMALSRHGYDIAVFETVPYPHHKVCGEYLSNEIIPYLEALGINLFAAGGKAITRFEISSIQGKKAECELPLGGMGISRYALDNLLYKNVQQRNVTFYFEKVSDIRFDGKGFTVVSRERSVKAPIVIGAYGKRSGLDKTLNRSFIQKKNDWLALKAHYSCSEFPDDLVALHNFIGGYGGLSKTESGHVNFCYLARYEVFKEFKDVSAFNVRIVSQNPHLRDFLRKAEPVFEDSLSIGQISFESKEPVVNHILMCGDTAGLIHPLCGNGMAMAIHSGKLVSECVHDFFNGQHQKRSDLEKAYKKSWNQNFKDRLGYGRIFQRLLLKPQILHWGISTLAQSETLLQKMITKTHGKIVS from the coding sequence GTGAACGAACATCAAATAGGTATTGTAGGGGGAGGTTTGGCCGGCCTTACGGCGGCCATGGCACTTTCCCGCCATGGGTATGATATCGCTGTGTTCGAAACCGTTCCCTATCCGCACCATAAAGTCTGCGGCGAGTATCTTTCCAATGAAATCATACCGTATCTAGAGGCATTGGGAATAAACCTGTTTGCCGCCGGTGGTAAGGCGATTACCAGATTCGAAATTAGCAGCATTCAAGGAAAAAAAGCGGAATGCGAATTACCTTTGGGTGGGATGGGAATTAGCAGGTATGCCCTCGATAATCTTTTATACAAAAATGTCCAACAAAGAAACGTTACTTTTTATTTTGAAAAGGTTTCGGACATTCGGTTTGATGGAAAAGGGTTTACCGTGGTAAGCCGAGAAAGGTCGGTCAAAGCTCCTATAGTAATTGGCGCCTACGGAAAACGGTCTGGGCTTGATAAGACCTTAAACCGTTCCTTTATCCAAAAAAAGAACGATTGGTTGGCCCTAAAAGCGCATTATTCCTGTTCCGAATTTCCCGATGATCTTGTGGCACTCCATAATTTTATAGGTGGTTACGGGGGACTTTCCAAGACGGAGAGTGGGCATGTCAATTTTTGTTATTTGGCCCGGTATGAAGTATTCAAGGAGTTTAAGGATGTATCGGCATTCAATGTGCGGATTGTGTCCCAAAACCCTCATTTGAGGGATTTTTTAAGGAAGGCTGAACCCGTTTTTGAAGATTCCCTAAGCATTGGCCAAATATCCTTTGAATCCAAGGAACCCGTGGTAAACCATATATTGATGTGCGGGGATACTGCGGGATTGATACACCCGTTATGCGGCAACGGAATGGCAATGGCCATTCATTCAGGAAAACTGGTTTCAGAATGCGTCCACGATTTTTTTAATGGGCAACATCAAAAGCGAAGTGATTTGGAAAAAGCCTATAAAAAGTCTTGGAACCAAAACTTCAAAGATAGACTGGGCTACGGACGTATTTTTCAAAGATTACTATTGAAACCACAAATATTGCATTGGGGAATTTCAACACTTGCACAATCTGAAACATTGCTCCAAAAAATGATTACAAAAACACACGGAAAAATAGTATCATAA
- a CDS encoding type III polyketide synthase, which yields MNRTKIVTVSKALPSFSSKTKDILPFVNEWLRDQDERFRRKVVKIFEGAAVDRRYGIMPVHEVFTETSFEEKNRLYAQASKKLGSEALRSALNSAGWSSDSLDYIITVSCTGIMIPSLDAYLINELELRQDVVRLPVTEMGCAAGVSGLIYAHNFLKSNPNKRIALVAVECPTATFQLDDYSMANMVSAAIFGDGAACVLLSSEAEAPGPAILGEEMFHFRNSTHLMGFDLVNTGLKMILDQAVPETIAKFFPDIVHPFLEKHGSGIENVNHLIFHPGGRKIVQTVEELFGSLGKNIDDTREVLRLYGNMSSVTVLYVLKRFMDRNISEGEQGMVLSFGPGFSAQRVLLEW from the coding sequence ATGAATAGAACCAAAATAGTGACCGTTTCCAAAGCCCTGCCCTCATTTTCTAGCAAGACCAAGGATATCCTTCCCTTTGTTAACGAGTGGCTACGAGATCAAGATGAGCGGTTTCGACGAAAAGTGGTGAAAATCTTTGAGGGTGCGGCCGTGGATAGACGTTACGGTATCATGCCTGTACATGAGGTGTTTACGGAAACATCCTTCGAGGAAAAAAATAGACTCTATGCCCAAGCTTCCAAAAAATTGGGAAGCGAGGCCCTAAGATCAGCTTTGAACAGCGCAGGTTGGTCCTCGGATTCCTTGGATTACATCATTACGGTAAGCTGCACGGGAATCATGATTCCATCCTTGGACGCCTATTTGATCAATGAACTGGAACTGCGTCAGGATGTGGTGCGACTTCCTGTAACGGAAATGGGATGCGCGGCGGGTGTATCGGGATTGATCTATGCCCACAACTTTTTAAAAAGTAACCCCAACAAGCGCATAGCATTGGTGGCGGTTGAGTGTCCCACGGCCACATTTCAATTGGACGATTACTCCATGGCCAACATGGTGAGCGCGGCCATTTTTGGTGACGGGGCCGCCTGTGTACTGCTCTCTTCCGAAGCGGAAGCACCGGGACCGGCAATTCTAGGCGAAGAAATGTTTCATTTTAGGAATTCGACGCACCTTATGGGGTTCGACCTTGTCAATACGGGACTCAAAATGATTTTGGACCAGGCGGTCCCAGAAACGATTGCCAAATTCTTTCCTGATATCGTCCATCCCTTTCTTGAAAAGCATGGGAGTGGAATCGAAAATGTGAACCATCTGATTTTTCATCCGGGTGGGCGTAAAATCGTCCAGACCGTTGAGGAACTTTTTGGTAGTTTGGGAAAGAATATAGATGATACCCGTGAGGTATTACGCTTATATGGGAACATGAGCAGTGTAACCGTACTGTATGTATTAAAACGATTTATGGATAGAAATATATCCGAAGGGGAACAGGGGATGGTACTTAGTTTTGGTCCCGGTTTTTCGGCTCAACGGGTACTTTTGGAATGGTAA
- a CDS encoding lipocalin family protein: MKKVIALTGVLAILLASCSISKDARSKRNLLSGTWSLNDVSFENNTGNFKAVLFNDVEDICLEGSEWFFRDNNSTGRYTISPSTLCNGGDRYIRWSVVERAENYNSQLQFKFIDEKNKDISGGLGYRLNIENLTENTMTLKSNVQVDGAPVTVVYSFTKK; encoded by the coding sequence ATGAAGAAAGTAATAGCTCTTACAGGGGTATTAGCAATTTTGTTGGCCTCTTGTTCCATTTCCAAGGATGCCCGATCAAAGCGCAATCTGCTTAGCGGTACCTGGTCCTTGAACGATGTCTCTTTTGAAAACAATACCGGAAATTTTAAGGCTGTATTATTCAACGATGTAGAGGATATCTGCCTAGAAGGAAGCGAATGGTTCTTTAGGGACAATAATAGTACCGGGAGGTATACGATTTCTCCATCCACCCTTTGTAACGGTGGGGATAGGTACATCCGATGGTCCGTTGTGGAGCGAGCGGAAAACTATAACAGCCAATTACAGTTTAAGTTCATTGACGAAAAGAACAAGGACATATCCGGAGGTTTAGGATACCGACTCAATATTGAAAATCTTACGGAAAATACGATGACCTTAAAATCCAATGTCCAGGTGGATGGTGCCCCTGTGACCGTGGTATACAGTTTTACGAAGAAATAA
- a CDS encoding enoyl-ACP reductase FabI, with amino-acid sequence MSKDWALILGGSNGLGLATAKKLARHGFHIVVVHRDRRTNMDSIEIEFMEISAEGVLFKAFNKDAINAEKRQELLTDIETLLPEGHKIKVLVHSIAKGNLKPMHAKDMSVLTHQDIEITFEAMALSLYDWTKELHERNLFHEDARIIAFTSEGNTRVMPGYGAVSVAKVALEALTRNIALEFAPVGIKANCLQAGVTQTKSLAMIPGYEKLLQHALKRNPQGRLTTPEDVANAVYLMTTEEAKWITGTIIKVDGGESLV; translated from the coding sequence ATGAGCAAAGATTGGGCATTGATATTGGGAGGTAGTAATGGGTTGGGCCTCGCAACCGCTAAAAAATTGGCTCGGCATGGTTTTCATATCGTGGTCGTGCACAGGGACCGAAGAACGAACATGGATTCCATAGAAATCGAATTCATGGAAATTTCTGCCGAAGGTGTCTTGTTCAAAGCATTTAATAAAGATGCCATCAACGCTGAAAAGCGTCAAGAATTGCTGACGGATATAGAGACCCTGCTTCCAGAAGGCCACAAAATCAAGGTTTTGGTCCATAGTATTGCCAAGGGAAACCTTAAACCTATGCATGCCAAAGATATGTCTGTGCTTACGCATCAAGATATTGAAATAACTTTTGAGGCCATGGCCCTCAGTCTCTATGATTGGACCAAGGAATTACACGAAAGGAACTTATTTCATGAGGATGCCAGAATCATTGCCTTTACCAGTGAAGGGAACACAAGGGTCATGCCCGGATATGGGGCGGTTTCTGTGGCGAAAGTGGCCTTGGAGGCCTTAACAAGGAATATTGCCCTGGAATTTGCACCTGTGGGTATTAAGGCGAACTGTTTACAGGCCGGGGTTACGCAGACCAAGTCTCTGGCAATGATTCCCGGATATGAAAAGCTCCTACAACATGCCTTAAAACGTAATCCCCAAGGCCGTTTAACTACCCCAGAAGATGTGGCGAATGCGGTTTACCTAATGACTACGGAAGAGGCCAAATGGATCACGGGTACAATTATTAAGGTGGATGGCGGGGAAAGTTTGGTTTAA
- a CDS encoding methyltransferase domain-containing protein codes for MMDISVRSSQMELLDNFQGSPMELEVLLEDINRVNRLLGGVHITSNAVFKLIQENKKESYTILDIGCSDGDILRKLALRARRANITIQFIGLDLNGEALEIARKKSSSFPEIMYLEKDVFLLEALEVDIVITTLTLHHFSSAKIPLFLERFVKMARIGVIINDLHRSLWAYYLFKLFSVIFIHSSTAKHDGLISILKGFKKKELLTFSDQVPGVDHQISWKWAFRYRWILRKREENI; via the coding sequence ATGATGGATATATCGGTCAGAAGTAGTCAAATGGAGCTCTTGGATAATTTTCAAGGTTCACCAATGGAACTGGAAGTACTCTTGGAAGATATCAATAGGGTCAACAGACTATTGGGTGGAGTACATATCACCTCAAATGCGGTATTTAAGCTGATTCAAGAAAACAAAAAGGAATCGTATACGATTTTGGATATTGGCTGTTCCGATGGGGATATCTTAAGAAAACTGGCCTTGAGAGCTAGAAGGGCGAATATTACCATCCAATTCATTGGACTCGACCTAAATGGAGAGGCCTTGGAAATCGCCAGGAAAAAATCCAGCTCATTTCCTGAAATAATGTACTTGGAAAAGGATGTATTTCTTTTGGAAGCATTGGAGGTGGACATTGTAATCACTACGTTGACCCTTCACCATTTTAGCAGTGCCAAAATTCCACTTTTCTTGGAAAGGTTTGTTAAAATGGCCCGAATCGGTGTTATTATTAATGATTTGCATAGAAGTTTATGGGCCTATTATCTTTTTAAGTTGTTTAGTGTTATTTTTATTCATAGCTCCACTGCTAAACATGATGGCCTAATATCCATTTTAAAGGGGTTTAAAAAGAAAGAATTGCTAACCTTTTCCGACCAAGTGCCTGGGGTAGACCATCAAATTTCGTGGAAATGGGCTTTTAGGTACCGATGGATCCTTAGAAAAAGAGAGGAAAATATATGA
- a CDS encoding 3-hydroxyacyl-ACP dehydratase FabZ family protein has translation MKQKEILARLPYAKPFLFVDEILEVTEDGAKGSFNFSNGLDFYKGHFKGNPVTPGVILTECCAQIGLVCLGIFLVGAAKLEASNVQIGMSSSEMEFLQPVFPGETVTVISRKLYFRFQKLKCEVKMYNSNKDLVCKGTLSGMLKVSNDG, from the coding sequence ATGAAACAAAAAGAGATCCTAGCACGACTACCATACGCAAAACCCTTTTTGTTCGTGGATGAAATATTGGAAGTCACGGAGGATGGGGCCAAGGGTTCCTTTAATTTCAGTAACGGACTAGATTTTTATAAGGGGCATTTCAAAGGGAATCCCGTTACCCCGGGCGTTATATTGACCGAGTGCTGTGCACAAATTGGCCTGGTCTGTCTGGGCATTTTTTTGGTTGGGGCAGCGAAGTTGGAAGCGTCCAATGTACAAATTGGTATGAGCAGTTCTGAAATGGAGTTCTTACAACCCGTGTTTCCGGGGGAAACCGTGACCGTGATTTCGCGTAAATTATACTTTCGATTTCAAAAATTAAAATGCGAGGTCAAGATGTACAATTCCAACAAGGATTTGGTTTGCAAAGGTACCTTATCCGGAATGCTAAAAGTTTCGAACGATGGGTAG
- a CDS encoding acyl carrier protein has product MQEKEKYQKLKEIVKVYLPDDVSIDDIQPSSNFISELNINSANLVDIILDVEDAFDIRLENEDMDQMQTVQDALQIIDKKLNAK; this is encoded by the coding sequence ATGCAAGAAAAAGAAAAATACCAAAAACTGAAGGAAATTGTGAAAGTATATCTGCCAGACGATGTATCGATAGACGATATCCAGCCAAGTAGTAATTTTATATCGGAATTGAACATCAATTCGGCCAATTTAGTGGACATTATACTAGATGTGGAGGATGCCTTTGACATTCGCCTGGAGAATGAGGATATGGACCAAATGCAGACCGTTCAGGATGCCCTACAAATCATAGACAAAAAGTTAAATGCTAAGTAA
- a CDS encoding beta-ketoacyl-[acyl-carrier-protein] synthase family protein, with amino-acid sequence MGRRVVVTGLGVCAPNGVGLADFTKALHDGISGIRFQSKLKALEFGCQIAGEPLIKDKLLERYLSPLQLRGLNASGLVYGIIAGRDAWADAGLEPNSGSSPNWDHGIIFGTGMSGADKFRDAIYQVDNKEVRRLGSTTVVQTMTSGISAYLGGMLGCGNQVTSNSSACTTGTESILMAYDRIASGKAEVILSGSCSDSGPYIWGGFDAMRILPRDYNENPSAASRPMSATAQGFVPGSGAGALVIESLESALKRGAKIYAEVLGGEVNSGGQVGEGSMTAPNSEAVQRCIERAVQNTDIKPKDIDAINGHLTATTKDALEISNWSKALGLKGDSFPYINSFKGMIGHCISAAGSIECVGSILQLEEGVIFGNVNCEDVHPEITKIIEEHKIPKKTIPFRPKIIAKASFGFGDVNACVIFSSLNR; translated from the coding sequence ATGGGTAGAAGGGTCGTTGTCACAGGTTTGGGCGTTTGTGCCCCAAATGGCGTAGGTCTTGCAGATTTTACCAAAGCGCTCCATGATGGAATAAGCGGCATACGCTTTCAATCCAAATTAAAGGCCTTGGAATTTGGCTGTCAGATTGCCGGCGAACCCCTTATCAAGGATAAACTTCTCGAACGTTATTTATCGCCCTTGCAATTACGGGGGCTAAATGCATCGGGACTGGTGTATGGCATTATTGCAGGTAGGGACGCCTGGGCGGATGCCGGCCTGGAGCCCAATTCTGGCAGCAGTCCCAACTGGGACCACGGTATTATTTTTGGTACGGGCATGTCCGGGGCTGACAAGTTTAGGGATGCCATTTACCAAGTGGACAACAAGGAGGTACGGCGATTAGGCAGTACTACCGTTGTACAGACCATGACAAGTGGTATCAGTGCCTATTTAGGAGGGATGCTTGGCTGCGGGAATCAGGTAACCTCCAATTCCTCTGCCTGTACCACCGGCACCGAAAGCATTCTTATGGCATACGATCGCATAGCATCTGGAAAGGCCGAAGTAATTTTAAGTGGCAGTTGTAGTGATAGCGGACCCTATATTTGGGGTGGATTCGATGCTATGCGCATTCTTCCCAGAGATTATAACGAAAATCCCAGTGCCGCCAGCAGGCCCATGAGCGCAACGGCCCAGGGGTTTGTGCCCGGTAGTGGGGCCGGGGCCTTGGTTATAGAATCCTTGGAAAGTGCCCTAAAACGGGGTGCCAAAATATATGCGGAAGTTTTGGGAGGCGAAGTTAATAGTGGCGGACAGGTAGGTGAAGGATCCATGACCGCCCCTAATAGCGAGGCGGTACAACGATGTATAGAGAGGGCCGTTCAAAATACGGACATTAAACCCAAGGACATTGATGCAATCAACGGTCATTTGACGGCAACAACAAAAGATGCCTTGGAAATTTCCAATTGGAGCAAGGCATTGGGGTTAAAAGGGGATAGCTTTCCATATATCAATTCCTTTAAGGGGATGATAGGACATTGTATATCGGCTGCCGGAAGTATTGAATGCGTTGGGAGCATTCTTCAATTGGAAGAAGGCGTAATCTTTGGGAACGTGAATTGTGAAGATGTACATCCCGAGATAACCAAAATCATTGAAGAACATAAAATTCCAAAAAAAACGATTCCTTTTCGTCCTAAAATTATTGCAAAGGCCAGTTTTGGTTTTGGCGATGTCAATGCGTGTGTTATTTTTAGTTCCTTGAATCGTTAG
- a CDS encoding TerC family protein, with translation MLVWIIFLACILVFLALDLGVFHKHDHVIKSKEAGIWTAVWVTIALAFSGVIYWLFSNGMMENPTGLTANDAVLKYITGYLIELSLSVDNVFVIAVIFSSFKIPPVFQHRVLFWGILGAIVFRALMIFFGVALITKFDWIIYVFGVFLLYTAFKMLRGDDEDFHPEKSFVFRNLKKLYPITSEINGHDFFIKKMGVRAATPLFVALLVIELTDILFALDSIPAILAITADPFLVFSSNILAILGLRSMYFLISRMLEKFRYINYSLVVILAFVGLKMLFSHYVHLPEWVSLTVISVSLIGGILASLYITEKE, from the coding sequence ATGTTAGTTTGGATTATTTTTCTTGCCTGTATTCTAGTTTTTCTTGCCCTGGATCTAGGTGTATTCCATAAGCACGATCACGTTATAAAGTCTAAGGAAGCTGGGATATGGACAGCGGTATGGGTGACCATAGCGTTGGCCTTCAGCGGTGTGATTTATTGGTTGTTTTCCAATGGAATGATGGAGAATCCTACCGGCCTCACCGCGAACGACGCCGTATTAAAATATATCACCGGATACTTGATCGAATTGTCGCTGAGTGTGGATAATGTTTTTGTGATTGCTGTTATTTTTTCCTCGTTCAAGATTCCGCCCGTATTTCAGCATCGAGTCCTTTTTTGGGGAATCTTGGGGGCCATAGTTTTTAGGGCCTTGATGATTTTCTTTGGGGTGGCCTTGATTACGAAGTTTGATTGGATCATTTATGTTTTTGGCGTTTTCTTGTTGTATACCGCCTTTAAAATGCTCAGAGGCGATGATGAGGATTTTCATCCTGAAAAGTCCTTCGTTTTTAGAAATCTTAAAAAACTATATCCAATTACCTCTGAAATAAACGGACACGACTTTTTTATCAAGAAAATGGGAGTTAGGGCCGCCACTCCCCTATTCGTAGCACTCCTCGTAATTGAACTGACCGATATTCTTTTCGCGTTGGATAGTATTCCGGCCATTTTAGCAATTACCGCAGACCCCTTTTTGGTTTTCAGTTCCAATATCCTGGCCATCCTTGGACTGCGTTCCATGTATTTTTTGATCTCCCGTATGTTGGAAAAGTTCCGATATATCAACTACAGTTTGGTGGTCATCCTAGCGTTTGTAGGTTTGAAAATGCTCTTCTCCCACTACGTGCATTTGCCCGAATGGGTTTCTCTTACCGTGATTTCGGTATCCTTGATCGGTGGAATTTTAGCTTCTCTTTACATTACTGAAAAGGAATGA
- a CDS encoding OmpA family protein — translation MKSRLLRNTSYVLTLAMVMSCSTVKNANKTQKGAAIGAVGGAVIGGVIGNNVGNGNNTALGAILGAAIGGAAGGYIGNRMDRQAERIEEEIPGAEVKRVGEGINVTFNQDAGVYFDTNKSDVKGTSASTLDKLAGIFKEYPKSNILVEGHTDSAGSDEYNMNLSKQRATSVTNYLIAKGIDPTRFTTKWYGENQPVGDNNTVEGKTQNRRVELAIVASEELKEEAVQQTKG, via the coding sequence ATGAAATCAAGATTATTAAGAAATACAAGTTATGTTCTGACCTTGGCCATGGTCATGAGCTGTAGTACGGTAAAAAATGCCAACAAGACCCAAAAAGGTGCTGCAATTGGTGCCGTAGGAGGTGCCGTAATTGGAGGTGTTATTGGAAATAATGTCGGAAACGGAAACAATACCGCACTTGGGGCCATTTTAGGTGCGGCAATAGGAGGTGCTGCCGGTGGATATATCGGTAATAGAATGGATAGACAGGCGGAACGCATCGAGGAGGAAATACCTGGTGCAGAAGTGAAGCGTGTTGGCGAGGGTATCAACGTGACCTTCAACCAAGACGCTGGTGTTTATTTTGATACGAATAAATCCGATGTAAAAGGAACTTCTGCAAGCACTTTGGATAAATTGGCCGGTATTTTCAAGGAATACCCTAAATCCAATATATTGGTAGAAGGCCATACCGATAGTGCGGGATCGGACGAGTACAATATGAACCTCTCCAAGCAACGGGCAACCTCAGTTACCAATTATTTGATAGCCAAAGGCATTGATCCTACAAGGTTTACGACCAAGTGGTATGGTGAAAACCAACCCGTTGGCGACAACAATACCGTTGAAGGTAAAACCCAGAACAGAAGGGTTGAGCTGGCCATCGTTGCGAGCGAAGAATTGAAGGAGGAAGCCGTACAACAAACAAAAGGTTAG
- a CDS encoding alpha-ketoacid dehydrogenase subunit alpha/beta: MDFKGFEVADDVKLELYRAMLKPRMIEEKMLILLRQGKISKWFSGIGQEAISVGVASALKTNEYILPMHRNLGVFTTRKIPLHRLFSQWQGKMGGFTKGRDRSFHFGTQEFKIIGMISHLGPQLGVADGIALAHKLRKEKSVTAVFTGEGATSEGDFHEALNVAAVWDLPVIFCVENNGYGLSTPTNEQYRCEHIADKGIGYGMESHVIDGNNILEVYAKVNELSNDIRKNPRPVLLEFKTFRMRGHEEASGTKYVPEELMETWAAKDPLDNYAKHLIETGLLNEDMDVSYRGEIALEIEENLQRAFQEESISAILSHELHDVYQDFDYKEVAPLIHKRNIRFVDAISQGLKSAMEKHNNLVIMGQDVAEYGGVFKITDGFVEAFGKERVRNTPICESAIVSTAMGLSINGMKSVVEMQFADFASSGFNPIVNYLAKSHYRWGEKADVVIRMPCGGGVSAGPFHSQTNEAWFTKTPGLKVVYPAFPSDAKGLLATAIEDPNPVLYFEHKGLYRSIYEDVPVNPFTVPFGKANLLKSGGDITIVTYGAGVHWALETLDKHSDISADLLDLRTLQPLDTDAIYASVEKTGKLIILQEDSLFGGIASDISALVMENCFRYLDGPVTRVASLDTPIPFNTSLEQQYLSRSRFEQALLDLLSF, translated from the coding sequence ATGGATTTTAAAGGTTTTGAGGTAGCTGATGATGTTAAATTGGAATTGTACCGCGCCATGCTGAAACCTCGCATGATCGAGGAGAAGATGTTGATCCTATTGCGACAGGGAAAGATTTCCAAATGGTTCAGCGGTATTGGGCAGGAAGCGATTTCCGTAGGCGTGGCCTCAGCCTTGAAAACGAACGAATATATTCTTCCCATGCATCGTAATTTGGGAGTTTTTACCACAAGGAAAATTCCCCTACACCGACTTTTCTCTCAATGGCAGGGCAAAATGGGAGGTTTTACCAAAGGTAGGGACCGTAGTTTCCATTTTGGCACCCAGGAATTCAAGATAATAGGGATGATATCGCACCTAGGACCGCAACTGGGTGTGGCAGACGGTATTGCCTTGGCCCATAAATTACGCAAAGAAAAAAGCGTGACGGCCGTCTTTACGGGAGAAGGAGCGACCAGTGAGGGTGATTTCCATGAAGCATTGAATGTGGCCGCCGTGTGGGATTTACCCGTAATTTTCTGCGTGGAAAATAATGGATATGGCCTATCCACACCTACAAACGAACAATATCGCTGCGAGCATATTGCGGATAAGGGTATAGGCTACGGTATGGAATCGCACGTAATCGATGGCAATAATATTCTAGAGGTATACGCTAAGGTAAACGAATTATCCAACGACATTCGAAAGAACCCGCGACCCGTTTTGTTGGAGTTCAAAACGTTCAGAATGCGGGGACACGAGGAAGCCAGTGGAACCAAGTATGTTCCCGAGGAACTCATGGAAACCTGGGCGGCCAAAGATCCATTGGATAACTATGCCAAACATTTAATTGAAACCGGCCTGTTGAACGAAGACATGGATGTATCGTACCGGGGGGAAATTGCCCTAGAAATTGAAGAAAACCTTCAAAGAGCGTTTCAAGAGGAATCCATTTCAGCCATTTTAAGTCATGAATTACATGATGTGTATCAAGATTTTGATTACAAGGAAGTTGCGCCCTTGATTCATAAACGGAATATCCGCTTTGTAGATGCTATTTCGCAAGGGTTGAAATCGGCCATGGAAAAACATAACAATCTGGTCATTATGGGTCAGGATGTAGCGGAATACGGAGGAGTGTTTAAAATTACGGACGGTTTTGTAGAGGCTTTTGGAAAGGAGCGTGTGCGTAATACGCCCATTTGTGAATCGGCAATCGTTTCCACGGCCATGGGCTTATCCATTAATGGGATGAAATCAGTCGTAGAAATGCAATTTGCGGATTTTGCCAGTAGTGGCTTTAATCCCATCGTCAATTATTTGGCCAAAAGCCACTACCGATGGGGCGAAAAGGCCGATGTAGTCATTCGAATGCCCTGTGGGGGCGGGGTTAGTGCCGGTCCCTTCCATTCACAGACTAACGAAGCCTGGTTTACAAAAACACCCGGATTAAAGGTGGTATATCCCGCGTTTCCTTCAGACGCCAAGGGACTCTTGGCAACGGCCATAGAAGATCCCAATCCGGTATTATATTTTGAGCATAAAGGTTTGTATCGCAGCATTTATGAAGATGTACCCGTCAACCCTTTCACCGTACCCTTTGGAAAAGCAAACCTATTAAAATCCGGTGGGGATATAACCATTGTTACTTATGGGGCAGGGGTGCACTGGGCCTTGGAAACCTTGGACAAGCATTCGGATATCAGTGCGGACCTTCTAGATCTTAGAACCTTACAGCCTTTGGATACCGATGCCATTTATGCCTCCGTGGAAAAGACGGGGAAACTAATTATTTTACAGGAGGACAGCCTATTTGGTGGTATCGCCAGCGATATTTCCGCCTTGGTTATGGAAAATTGTTTCCGGTACTTGGACGGTCCCGTTACAAGGGTGGCAAGCTTGGACACTCCCATACCTTTCAATACCAGCTTGGAACAACAGTACCTTTCCAGGTCCAGGTTCGAACAGGCGCTTTTGGATTTGCTATCGTTTTAG